TCAGTTTTCTCCTGATAGTAATATCTTATCTACCTCCAGATTTCTCGGTATATATCCAAGCTCCTTCATAAGAAGGGCGGTTTTTCTAATCTGGCTTATATCTATCTTTGTAGTGTAAACGATGTCGTTTAAAGCTTTAACGACTGTTTTAGCGGGAACTCCTATATATTTCTGAGCGCAGCGTCCCGCTTCAAGAGGGTTCCTGTATATAAGCGTGTTCGCTTCCCTTAGTGATTTCACCAAGCCATTTATTACACGCGGATATTTTCTTATATAATCCTCTCTTGCAACAAGTACACTGCCGTTCATCCCAGGCCATATATCCTTAGCCTTCAAAAGATAGTGAAATCCCCTTTCAACCGCCATTTCCGCGAAAGGTTCTGAGAGAAATGCAGCTTTGAGATCTCCCTTTGTAAGGGCTATAAGCTGTCTTAATGGACTCATTCTTCTTAATCTTACTATCAATCCGTATTTTCTTTTAACCATCTGGTAAAGTAAGTCTAAGGGGCTTCCCATCTTCATCGTTCCTACGAGCTCTCCATTAAGGTCTCTAACCTTCTTTATACGTGGTGAAGCAACCAAGGCATATCCGTAAAGATGGGTAAGGCATACAATCTTTATTCTCGCTCCGCGGGCATACGCCAGTATAGCTGGACTTAAGCATATGAATGCTACATCGGCATCTCCCCTAGCGAGCGCATTCGTAATCTGAAGTCCCGTTCTGTAAACCCTGAAGCTTCCGATATAAACGCCATTTTTCGCAAATATTCCTTTTTCCATAGCGATAAAAGCGGCCAATGGATGTATGTTATATTCCACTGCTATTTTAGCTCCCATATCTGCAAAGGCTTCCGGTGTGTAGACCGCACTCAGTACAATCGCTACCATTAACGCTATCAATAGCATTATCTTCCTCGCATGCATTCCTCTCACGCTCACCTCCTCTGGGCTATAGGACTTAGTTATATTATAGCTAAAGGGCTTTCTGTATTAATGAAGGATCTTATTATTGTAAAATGAATAAGAACGTTTCTTCCTCTGAAGGAAGCCTTTGCCTTAAAAGGGGGTGGAGGGGAGTGAATGAGGTTTATAGCATTCTTAACCATGTTATAGGTCCAATTATGAGAGGGCCCTCAAGCTCTCACACCGCTGCTTCATATTTTATAGGCAAGATTGCGCGCTTTCTTTTGGGTGATGAGCCCATAGATATAGAGATCGCCTTTGATAAAAAGGGCTCTTATGTCAAGGTTTACAGGGAGCAAGGAAGCGATCTTGCATTTATAGCTGGAATAATAGGATTGGATTTAACCGATGAGCGTTTCAAGGAAGCGATAAATCTGGCTCGTTCATGGGGGATTAGCATATCGTTTTTGGTCGAGGATCTTGGAGAAGAAGCTCACCCAAATGAGGTGGAGCTTCGCCTTAGAGGGAAAAAGGGTGAACAGGTGAAGGTTCGCGCTCGATCGACTGGAGGAGGAACGATAAGGATAACAGGTTTAGATGGTTTTCCCGTTGACATTGACGGAGGAACCTACGATGCATTTTTATATCTCTCAAGGTACGAGATTCCGAGAATAAGCTTACCTGGTATTAAGGTCAAAAGCGTGAAGAGAGGAGAAGACATTATAGTACATCTTTCATCCTATCGAGAAATAGATAACAAAGTACTATCTGATCTCATTGATCTTTCAGGCGTGAGGAAGATACGCTTGTCAAAACCTGTTTTTCTCCCCATGCCTGGAGAGCCCGTTTTCAGGAGCGGAGCCGAGGTTCTGAAGTTTACGCGTGAGTTTGAACGAAGTCTTGGTAATGCGGGTATCTTCTATGAGGCTAAGCTTCTGGGATTATCAGAGGAGGAGGTTTTGCGTCTCATGCGTGAGCGATACGAGATCATGAAACGCTCCGTGCGCAGTGGGCTAAGCGATAGCGCTAATTTCAGCATGAAGGTTTTAGATCCCTGTGCGGGTGAGATGTTTCGTCGCCTTGGGGAGAAAAGGCTTCCATTTGGTACCATTCATACAGACATAGGAATTCGTGCTATGGGAGTCATGCATGTGTGCAATTCTATGGGAGTTGTATGTGCTGCTCCAACTGCGGGATCAGCTGGTGTTATTCCCGCGGTTTTAACTGCTCTTGAAGATAGATATGGTATTAGGGAAGAAAACGTACTCAAAGGGCTTTTTGCAGCTGGGGTTGTGGGGCTTATCGTTGCTTATAGAGCTACTTTTGCTGCTGAGGAAGCTGGATGCCAAGTTGAGGTAGGTGCTGCAGGGGCGATGGCTGCCTCTGCAGCTGCTGATATAATGAATATGCCCCCTGAAGAAGCGCTTGACTCAGCGGCGATATCCTTTCACAATAGTATGGGGCTTATATGTGACCCAGTTGGTGGATTCGTGGAAGTTCCGTGTCATACAAGGAATGCCATATTTGCCTCGGCTGCTTTAGTCTGCGTTGATCTTATATCGGGAGGTTATAAAAATACGATACCTCTTGATGAAACGGTAGATGCGGTCATCTCTGTTGGGAGAATGCTTCCGAG
This region of Synergistota bacterium genomic DNA includes:
- a CDS encoding L-serine ammonia-lyase, iron-sulfur-dependent, subunit alpha; this translates as MNEVYSILNHVIGPIMRGPSSSHTAASYFIGKIARFLLGDEPIDIEIAFDKKGSYVKVYREQGSDLAFIAGIIGLDLTDERFKEAINLARSWGISISFLVEDLGEEAHPNEVELRLRGKKGEQVKVRARSTGGGTIRITGLDGFPVDIDGGTYDAFLYLSRYEIPRISLPGIKVKSVKRGEDIIVHLSSYREIDNKVLSDLIDLSGVRKIRLSKPVFLPMPGEPVFRSGAEVLKFTREFERSLGNAGIFYEAKLLGLSEEEVLRLMRERYEIMKRSVRSGLSDSANFSMKVLDPCAGEMFRRLGEKRLPFGTIHTDIGIRAMGVMHVCNSMGVVCAAPTAGSAGVIPAVLTALEDRYGIREENVLKGLFAAGVVGLIVAYRATFAAEEAGCQVEVGAAGAMAASAAADIMNMPPEEALDSAAISFHNSMGLICDPVGGFVEVPCHTRNAIFASAALVCVDLISGGYKNTIPLDETVDAVISVGRMLPRELRCTAEGGLSMCPSAMRFRRHS
- a CDS encoding ABC transporter substrate-binding protein, whose protein sequence is MHARKIMLLIALMVAIVLSAVYTPEAFADMGAKIAVEYNIHPLAAFIAMEKGIFAKNGVYIGSFRVYRTGLQITNALARGDADVAFICLSPAILAYARGARIKIVCLTHLYGYALVASPRIKKVRDLNGELVGTMKMGSPLDLLYQMVKRKYGLIVRLRRMSPLRQLIALTKGDLKAAFLSEPFAEMAVERGFHYLLKAKDIWPGMNGSVLVAREDYIRKYPRVINGLVKSLREANTLIYRNPLEAGRCAQKYIGVPAKTVVKALNDIVYTTKIDISQIRKTALLMKELGYIPRNLEVDKILLSGEN